TATTAATTGCTCCGTGTTTTAAAAAGCTAAATCGACGTATGGTCGCCAGCGTGGGTTTTTTTGCTTCAGGTTTATGTTTCTTTGCCGCTTCTCAAACCAATGACTATGTTCAATTGGCTCTTTTGCATCTTGTGGCGGGCATCAGTTCAAGCGCGGCACTAAGCATGGCGCATGGTACGTTCGCTCGAGGAGAAAATCCGCACAGATTGTTCGCCATTGCCGGGCTTACCTTGGGTATTATGGCGTTCGTCTTTATGGGCGCAACTCCCAATATTACCAAGGCAGTGGGTGGACATTCATTGTTCATTATCTTTGGTGGCATTATGACGTTTGCTGCTTTTGTTTGTGCTGTGGCCTTTCCTTCTTTGGTTCTAGATGAAAAAGACAGTGAGAATGCCAAACAGGTTGTAACGAAAATTCCGTCTAGCGTTTGGTACGGCATTGTGGGCATTAGCTTAATGGCAGTGACTCAAGCCATGACGTTTAGCTTTATGGAACGAGTAGGCAACGATCGAGGTTTTTCCACCGATTCTGTGACGTTAGTATTAATTGTGCTTACTGTGATTAACATTGTCGCAGCGGCATCCGCTGGTATTTTTGAAAAACGCCTTTCTGCCCGTGTTGTTTTATGCACAGGTCCTGTTCTACAAATTATCTTGTCCAATATTATGATGAATGCAAGTAGCTTCGCTTTTTATGCCGCTTCAGCATCTTGTTTTGTGTCTCTGATGATATTCACTCATACCTTTGTTTTTGGCTTATTGGCTCGTTTAGACGAGTCTGGTCGAGCCCTAGCAGCAACCCCTGCGATGCTAATGATTGGAGCGGCGGTTGGCCCAATTTTAGGTGGAACCATCATTAAATTTGTTGGTTATCAAGGCATTGGTATAGCCGCTTTGGTGTTCGGTACGATTTCACTTGTGTGTTTTATACGTGTTTTTCAGCGCAGATCAGATGCTATTCAATCTGAGTCTGTGGCGTGAGGTGGATAATGTCTAACCAGAAGAAAGAGAGACCGAGCATAGCGAGTTTCTTGCGTAAGCTCACTATGTTCACTTTGACAGCTTTTTTACTTTTTCGAATGGAAGGTGGGATTGCCGCCGTTGCTGATGCTATTGATCGTCCTGCTCTTGAGTCTAATTTGGGCGCGCATTCTGTTTTGTTGTCGGTGACATCTGTCGGTGATCATTTTGTTGCTGTTGGTGAGCGTGGTTTGATTTTGCACTCCGATGACGATGGCAAAAGCTGGCATCAGTTGTCTTCTCCAGTCAGTGTGACTTTGACTGAAGTAAGTTTTTTTGATGATGAAAATGGCTATGCCATTGGCCACGGCGGCATTGTTTTGCGTACTACAAATGGTGGTAATGATTGGAAAGTACAGCTAAATGGTCTCCAGCTAGCAGAAAAGCTACTACAACAAGCTGAAGAATCTAAAGACGAAGAATCGATTCGTCAGGCTAAATGGCTGATTGCCGACGGCCCAGACAAACCTTTTTTAGATTTGTTGGTGCTTGGACGAGATCACCTTGTGGTTGTTGGTGCTTATGGCTTTGTCTTTGAAAGTATCGATGGCGGCCAGACTTGGGCATCTTGGATGGACCGAATTGATAATCCATTTGGGTTGCACTTATACAGCATCCGTAAACAAGGTGAGCGCATACTGGTTGCAGGCGAGCAAGGTTTTGTCGCACTTTCTATGGACGATGGTCAGTCGTTCGAAACCATCGAAACGCCTTATGAAGGCAGCTTTTTTACTGCTCAGCTACTTGAGCAAGATGGAATAGTGCTGGCTGGTTTACGGGGTAATACCTTGCTATCCGATGATAATGGTCAACACTGGAAAGATATTAAAAATCCTATTAGTTCGTCGATTATGGCCTCTTTTATTCATTCTGATGGCCAAGTAATCATGGCGAATCAAGCGGGAACTTTGCTTGGTTTGAGAGAAAATCGACTCGTTCCACTTACCCGTAAGCGCCTTCCACCTTTAACCAATATGCTAGAAAAAGCGAACGGTAGTGTACTTGCTTTAAGCATCAATGGGCCTGTCTCTATTGATGTAGGAGATTTTAAATGAAACATCATACGTCTACTGCCGCTTTACCTGAGGATAAGTTTGACCCGAATTCGGGCTCCTTTATTGAACGAGTGTTATTCAATCATCGTTTAGTCGTTATTATCATTTGTGCTTTAGTAACGGGGTTATTAGGTTGGCAAGCAACTAAGCTAACTATTAATGCAAGTTTTGAAAAAACCTTACCAACACATCAAGTTTATATTCAAAACTATCTGAAATATGAAAACGAGTTAACCGGTTTAGGCAATGCGTTACGGATTGCCGTAGTGAACCCTAATGGCAGTATTTATGATGCTCATTATCTAGAGTTATTACGTCAACTCAGTGATGAAGTGTTTTTATTGCCTGGTGTAGACCGAGTGCAAATGACATCACTTTGGACGCCTTCAACACGCTGGATTGGGGTAACCGAAGAAGGTTTAGATGGCGGTCCAGTCATTCCAGAAGGTTACGATGGCTCTCCTGCTAGTTTGCAAATATTGAAAGCTAACGTAGCGCGTTCGGGGCAAATTGGTCAATTGATCGCGGCAGATGAAGAATCCACTATCATCTACATGCCATTGCTGAATCAAGATGCCACTGGTGAAGCCTTAGATTACGCAAAATATTCCAAGGTGCTTGAAGACC
This genomic stretch from Marinomonas primoryensis harbors:
- a CDS encoding MFS transporter, producing MSQRFGFKGNLALMISHSAGMLDLVALPLWIGVLVATYHFDSQQAGGLVTLFLIGAVCSSILIAPCFKKLNRRMVASVGFFASGLCFFAASQTNDYVQLALLHLVAGISSSAALSMAHGTFARGENPHRLFAIAGLTLGIMAFVFMGATPNITKAVGGHSLFIIFGGIMTFAAFVCAVAFPSLVLDEKDSENAKQVVTKIPSSVWYGIVGISLMAVTQAMTFSFMERVGNDRGFSTDSVTLVLIVLTVINIVAAASAGIFEKRLSARVVLCTGPVLQIILSNIMMNASSFAFYAASASCFVSLMIFTHTFVFGLLARLDESGRALAATPAMLMIGAAVGPILGGTIIKFVGYQGIGIAALVFGTISLVCFIRVFQRRSDAIQSESVA
- a CDS encoding WD40/YVTN/BNR-like repeat-containing protein, which encodes MSNQKKERPSIASFLRKLTMFTLTAFLLFRMEGGIAAVADAIDRPALESNLGAHSVLLSVTSVGDHFVAVGERGLILHSDDDGKSWHQLSSPVSVTLTEVSFFDDENGYAIGHGGIVLRTTNGGNDWKVQLNGLQLAEKLLQQAEESKDEESIRQAKWLIADGPDKPFLDLLVLGRDHLVVVGAYGFVFESIDGGQTWASWMDRIDNPFGLHLYSIRKQGERILVAGEQGFVALSMDDGQSFETIETPYEGSFFTAQLLEQDGIVLAGLRGNTLLSDDNGQHWKDIKNPISSSIMASFIHSDGQVIMANQAGTLLGLRENRLVPLTRKRLPPLTNMLEKANGSVLALSINGPVSIDVGDFK